One Hyla sarda isolate aHylSar1 chromosome 11, aHylSar1.hap1, whole genome shotgun sequence genomic window carries:
- the VPS18 gene encoding vacuolar protein sorting-associated protein 18 homolog isoform X1, giving the protein MASILEEYENSLSRESFPSQSRGPGIPLSGYVNARLEKETPIFNKQRIDFTPPENINSLVVCSSQLCMSLGKETILRIDLVKADQPNQVELGRKDDFKVHKLFLDPTGSHLVIALNTSECLYLNRNAQKVRPLSRWKGHMIESIGWNKFQKNDSTTGPILVGTAQGQIYEAEISTAEGGIFGTNPDQYFRYLHTLEEETGPAPVCCLEINCGYENRYCVIATTRKRLFQFAAKLTEGAEQQGFAPLFNQTMDDLPSIQEFPGNLGYSEIAFYTQKLRTYPMSFAWMMGNGVLYGNLDFTRPDSVLTDVQVWEFPSSADKPISIVITQFHFLLLLPDRIKAICTLNGQVVFEDIFTEKFGPLKRMAKDPVTGQIWIHTERAVFRYHVEREPRDVWKMYMNMGKFDLAKEFCKDRPECMDMVLAKEAEHWFQVKKYKESAKCYALTQNYFEEVALKFIEAKQEEALMEFLLKKLSNLKNSEKIQVTLLTTWLTELYLNRLGVLESDSSKRSLYLKTREDFRAFLSSKINKECLSNNRASIYDLLASHGDTEHMVYFAVLMEDYERVVSHHCQNDDYDEALNVLSKHKDKNLFYKFSPVLMQHIPKKVVDAWVKMGKKLDPKSLIPALVNYNQSACTQINEAIRYMEFCVYELRETEQAIHNYLLSLYAQFLPDSLLLYLEKAGTNPNRIYYDLKYALRLCAEHEHHRACVHVYKVMELYEEAVDLALKVDVDLAKSCADLPAEDEELQKKLWLKIARHVVQEEKDVKKAMVCLSSCNLLKIEDILPFFPDFVTIDHFKEAICSSLQAYNQHIEELKQEMEDATLSAKRIREDMQEMRNKYGSVDPQDKCSACDFPLLNRPFYLFLCNHMFHYDCLMQTTVPNLPPYRQLKLEDLQKKLMTAAQPSKSRSHAKEEDSISLGKGQKSREQIKADIDDIVAAECPFCGELMIRSIDKPFIDPQSEHIFEDSWDIVHHRFVTVITTISRAVKM; this is encoded by the exons ATGGCCTCCATCCTAGAGGAATACGAGAACTCCTTGTCCCGTGAGAGTTTCCCGAGCCAGAGCCGGGGCCCCGGGATCCCTCTGTCCG gGTATGTGAACGCTCGTCTGGAGAAGGAGACCCCCATCTTCAATAAGCAGAGGATCGACTTCACCCCCCCGGAGAACATCAACAGCCTGGTGGTGTGCAGCAGTCAGCTGTGCATGAGCCTGGGGAAGGAGACCATACTGAG GATCGATCTGGTGAAAGCCGACCAACCGAACCAAGTAGAACTGGGCCGGAAAGACGACTTTAAAGTGCACAAGTTGTTCCTGGACCCCACAG GCTCCCACCTTGTGATTGCTCTGAACACCAGCGAATGCCTGTACCTGAACCGGAACGCCCAGAAGGTTCGCCCTCTTTCCCGATGGAAAGGTCACATGATCGAAAGCATCGGCTGGAACAAGTTTCAGAAGAACGATTCCACCACCGGACCTATTCTAGTCGGCACCGCCCAGGGCCAAATCTACGAGGCTGAAATCTCGACCGCTGAAGGCGGCATTTTCGGCACAAATCCCGATCAGTACTTCCGCTACCTTCACACCTTGGAAGAAGAGACCGGACCAGCCCCGGTCTGCTGTCTAGAAATCAACTGCGGCTACGAGAACCGATACTGCGTCATTGCAACTACGCGAAAGAGACTCTTCCAGTTTGCTGCCAAGTTAACCGAAGGTGCAGAACAACAAGGATTTGCCCCACTATTTAACCAGACTATGGACGATCTCCCGAGCATCCAAGAATTCCCCGGTAACCTGGGTTATAGTGAAATTGCATTTTACACCCAGAAGCTCCGCACCTACCCCATGTCCTTTGCTTGGATGATGGGAAACGGAGTGCTTTATGGCAATTTGGACTTTACCCGTCCCGACTCAGTGTTGACCGACGTCCAAGTGTGGGAGTTCCCGTCCAGTGCCGACAAGCCCATATCCATCGTCATCACACAGTTCCATTTCCTGCTCTTGCTGCCGGACCGGATAAAGGCCATTTGCACGCTGAACGGCCAGGTCGTGTTTGAAGACATCTTCACCGAAAAGTTCGGCCCCTTGAAAAGGATGGCGAAGGATCCGGTTACTGGTCAGATTTGGATACACACAGAGAGGGCCGTCTTCAGGTACCACGTGGAACGCGAACCCAGAGACGTCTGGAAGATGTACATGAACATGGGCAAATTCGACTTGGCCAAAGAGTTCTGTAAGGATCGTCCGGAGTGCATGGATATGGTGCTGGCTAAGGAAGCCGAACATTGGTTCCAGGTGAAGAAGTATAAAGAAAGCGCCAAGTGCTACGCCCTCACCCAGAACTACTTTGAAGAAGTCGCCCTTAAGTTCATCGAAGCCAAACAGGAAGAAGCACTTATGGAGTTTCTCCTAAAAAAGTTATCCAATCTGAAAAACTCAGAGAAAATCCAAGTCACCTTACTGACCACCTGGTTGACGGAGCTTTATCTCAACCGCCTGGGGGTTCTGGAGAGCGATTCCTCCAAGAGAAGCTTGTACCTCAAGACGCGGGAGGACTTTAGAGCTTTTCTCAGCAGCAAAATCAATAAGGAATGCCTGAGCAATAACCGGGCCTCCATCTACGACCTCCTGGCCAGTCATGGAGACACCGAGCACATGGTTTACTTCGCGGTACTCATGGAAGACTACGAGCGTGTGGTGTCTCATCACTGCCAGAACGATGACTACGATGAGGCCCTCAACGTTCTGTCTAAGCACAAAGACAAAAACCTCTTCTACAAGTTCTCTCCCGTCCTGATGCAGCATATCCCGAAAAAAGTGGTGGACGCTTGGGTCAAAATGGGCAAAAAACTGGACCCCAAGAGCCTCATCCCGGCCCTGGTGAACTACAATCAGAGCGCCTGCACCCAGATCAATGAGGCCATCCGCTACATGGAGTTCTGTGTCTACGAGCTTAGGGAGACCGAGCAGGCTATCCACAACTACCTGCTGTCCCTGTACGCTCAGTTCCTACCCGATTCTCTCCTTTTATACCTGGAAAAAGCTGGCACTAACCCCAACAGAATTTATTACGATTTAAAATACGCCCTGCGCCTGTGTGCGGAACACGAGCATCATCGCGCCTGCGTCCACGTCTACAAAGTGATGGAGCTGTATGAGGAAGCGGTGGACCTGGCGTTAAAG GTTGACGTGGATCTGGCGAAGTCTTGCGCCGATTTACCGGCCGAGGATGAAGAGCTGCAGAAGAAGCTGTGGTTAAAAATCGCCCGTCACGTGGTCCAAGAAGAGAAGGACGTGAAGAAGGCCATGGTCTGCCTGTCCAGCTGTAATCTCCTTAAGATCGAGGATATCCTCCCCTTCTTCCCGGACTTCGTGACCATTGACCACTTTAAGGAAGCCATCTGCAGCTCCTTGCAAGCTTACAACCAGCACATCGAGGAGCTCAAGCAGGAGATGGAGGACGCCACGTTGAGCGCGAAGCGGATCCGGGAAGACATGCAGGAAATGAGGAACAAGTATGGCTCGGTGGATCCTCAAGACAAGTGCTCGGCCTGCGACTTCCCCCTCCTCAACCGGCCCTtctacctcttcctctgtaaccACATGTTCCATTACGATTGCCTCATGCAGACCACCGTCCCCAACCTCCCGCCGTATCGGCAGCTGAAGCTGGAGGACCTGCAGAAGAAGCTGATGACGGCCGCCCAGCCCTCCAAGAGCCGCTCGCACGCCAAGGAGGAGGACAGTATAAGTCTGGGGAAGGGGCAGAAGAGCCGGGAGCAGATTAAGGCGGACATTGACGACATTGTCGCGGCCGAGTGTCCTTTCTGTGGTGAACTGATGATCCGATCGATCGACAAACCCTTCATAGACCCTCAGAG